Proteins encoded together in one Ipomoea triloba cultivar NCNSP0323 chromosome 4, ASM357664v1 window:
- the LOC116016762 gene encoding transcription factor MTB3-like, with translation MGDKFCVDDSDRALVEGVLGRHAVDFFTWSASNNVLSDFVASSGCLGVQRELCKIVEESDWAYAIYWQVAKSKSGKSALIWGDGHCSELNRRLSEERNVNQTLVDGDKKKQVLRKICGCFGGSEEDNVGNKLDFVSDMEMFYLTSMYYVFPFDVPSSPSQSFNSSRTIWAADTRSCSEHYQSRSHLAKLAKFETLVFIPLKSGVVELGSTKAIPEDQNVIKMTQKIVVVSAHAPAKAIPKIFGQELSLGGAKSGPISISFAPKLEEELGGHPSDSYDINALGSSQVYGNLSNGYRSDDGDGKLLPQVNQVMVGGLSSQALVSGFEQASEDALLQPDVQKPRKRGRKPANGREEPLNHVEAERQRREKLNQRFYALRAVVPNISKMDKASLLGDAIAYITDLQARVRIMEAEREVPTNQPKPLSVSDIEFHQRADDAVIRVGCPLDTHPISRVIKAFQEHQLTAQESSMSISENGEVIHTFSIQTQGAPAEEMKEKLAAALAK, from the coding sequence ATGGGGGATAAGTTCTGTGTGGATGACAGTGATAGGGCTTTGGTTGAAGGGGTGTTAGGGAGGCATGCTGTTGATTTCTTCACTTGGTCTGCTTCAAACAATGTTTTGTCAGATTTTGTGGCATCTAGTGGGTGTTTAGGGGTGCAGAGGGAGCTATGCAAGATTGTAGAGGAGTCTGATTGGGCTTATGCCATCTATTGGCAAGTTGCCAAGTCGAAATCTGGGAAATCTGCCTTGATTTGGGGTGATGGGCATTGTTCAGAGCTCAATAGGAGGCTCAGTGAGGAGAGGAATGTGAATCAGACATTAGTCGACGGGGATAAGAAAAAACAGGTTCTTCGGAAGATTTGTGGGTGCTTTGGTGGATCAGAAGAGGATAATGTTGGCAACAAGTTGGATTTCGTTTCGGATATGGAGATGTTTTATCTCACATCCATGTATTATGTGTTCCCGTTTGATGTTCCTTCTAGTCCTTCTCAGTCGTTTAATTCTAGTAGAACGATATGGGCTGCTGATACTAGGAGTTGTTCAGAACATTACCAATCGAGATCACATCTAGCGAAGTTGGCCAAGTTCGAGACACTAGTGTTTATTCCGCTTAAGTCTGGGGTTGTGGAGCTTGGTTCTACAAAAGCAATTCCAGAAGACCAGAATGTGATTAAGATGACTCAGAAAATAGTGGTGGTATCTGCTCATGCTCCGGCAAAAGCAATTCCAAAGATATTCGGGCAAGAACTTAGTCTTGGAGGGGCAAAGTCGGGGCCAATCAGCATCAGTTTCGCCCCAAAACTGGAAGAAGAATTGGGTGGTCATCCTTCAGATTCATATGACATAAATGCATTAGGTAGTAGTCAAGTTTACGGGAACTTGTCAAATGGATATCGAAGTGATGATGGGGATGGGAAACTGCTTCCCCAGGTGAATCAAGTAATGGTTGGAGGCCTGAGTTCACAGGCGTTAGTGTCTGGTTTTGAACAAGCAAGTGAGGATGCTTTGCTTCAACCCGATGTTCAGAAACCGAGAAAGAGAGGCCGGAAGCCAGCCAACGGGAGAGAAGAACCGCTAAACCATGTAGAAGCAGAGAGGCAGAGGCGTGAGAAGCTTAATCAACGGTTCTATGCATTAAGAGCAGTTGTCCCGAATATCTCAAAGATGGATAAAGCGTCTTTGCTCGGTGATGCCATTGCATACATCACCGATCTCCAGGCAAGGGTTAGGATCATGGAAGCAGAGAGGGAGGTCCCAACTAATCAGCCAAAGCCACTTAGTGTTTCAGATATTGAATTTCATCAAAGGGCAGATGATGCGGTCATAAGGGTAGGCTGCCCTTTGGATACTCATCCAATTTCTCGAGTTATAAAGGCGTTTCAAGAACATCAATTAACAGCACAAGAGTCTAGCATGTCCATATCAGAAAATGGCGAAGTGATTCATACATTCTCTATCCAAACTCAAGGTGCCCCCGCTGAAGAGATGAAGGAAAAACTGGCTGCTGCTCTGGCCAAGTGA